In Streptomyces sp. NBC_00341, the DNA window CGCGTTGTCGCGCAGCGGGCGGGCCGCGGCGAGTTCGGCGTCCACCGCGGCTTCGTAGGTCCCGTCGGTGGCGGGTGCGCCGCGGAGGATCTCCTCGGCGGCGCGGGCCCGCCAGGGGCGGTGTGCGAGGCCTCCGAAGGCGAGGGCCGCGTGTTCGCTCCGGCCGTCGCGGACATGCAGGACGACGGCGACGGAGGCCAGGGCGAAGGCGAACGATGCGCGGTCGCGGGCCTTGCGGTAGAGCGAGACCGTGCCGTCGGGCAGCGGCGGCAGAAGGACCTCGGTGATGAGTTCGTCCGGCCGGATCACGGTGTCGGTGGCCGGGTCGTCCCCGGGCAGCCGGTGGAAGTCGGTGGCGGACACGGTCCGTTCGCCGTCCGGTCCGTGCAGCACGACCGTCGCGTCGAGGGCGGCGAGGGCGACCGCCATGTCCGAGGGGTGGGTGGCGACGCACGCGGTGGAGTGGCCGAGGACGGCGAGGTCGCGGTGAGCTCCCTCGCGGGCCGGGCAGCCGCTGCCGGGCTCGCGTTTGTTGCAGGGCTTGGAGGTGTCCTGGAAGTACGGGCAGCGGGTGCGCTGAAGAAGGTTGCCGCCGGTGGTGGCGGTGTTGCGCAGCTGCCCGGAGGCGCCGGCGAGCAGCGCCTGCGAGAGGGCGGGATAGCGGGTGCGTACCGCGGGATGGGCGGCCAGGTCGCTGTTGCGTACCGTCCCGCCGATGCGCAGCGCGCCGTCGGCGGATTCCGTGACCCGGTCGAGCGGGAGCCGGCTGACGTCGATGAGCAGGCCGGGGGTCTCGACGCCCAGCTTCATCAGGTCGACGAGGTTGGTGCCGCCGCCCAGGAAGCGGGCTCCGGGATGGGCCGCGCTCTCCCGGACCGCCTCGGCGACGGATCCGGCGCGCAGATAGCCGAAGGGTTTCACGGTGCCACGTCCCCGATCGCCTCGACGATGTGCGGGTAAGCGCCGCACCGGCACAGGTTGCCGCTCATCCGCTCGCGGATCTCGGCGTCGTCCAGCCGCGCCGGAGCGGTGAGGGGCGCGTCGTGCCCGGTCGCGTGGGAGGGGAAGCCCTCGGCCGCCTCGCCCAGCACTCCGACGGCCGAACAGATCTGGCCGGGCGTGCAGTAGCCGCACTGGAGCGCGTCACGGTCCAGGAAGGCCTCCTGGAGGGGGTGCAGCCGGTCGCCGTCGGCCAGTCCCTCGATCGTGGTGATGCGGGCGCCGTCGTACGCGACGGCCAGGAGCAGGCAGCTGTTCGCCCGCCGGCCGTCCACCAGGACGGTGCACGCGCCGCACTGGCCGTGATCGCAGCCCTTCTTCGCGCCGGTCAGGCCCAGGTGGTGACGGAGCGTGTCCAGGACGGTGGTGCGGTGGTCGAGCGTCAGGGTCCGCTCTGTTCCGTTGACGTTCAGGGTCAGTGCGGAGCGGCCGGCGGTCGCCCGCGGGTCTCCTGCTCCGTCCTCCCGCCGGATGGTGGGATCCACGTGCCACAGCCCTTCGTTCGGGGTCGGTTCTCGGTGTCCTGCCGAGCCACGTCGCTTCGGCTCGCTCCAGCTCATGCCGCGTCACGCCGCTTCACGGAGTCGCGGCCTGTTTGTCCGCCAGCCGCAGCCGCACTTCCTCCTCCTGGTCGCCGGAGACGGTGCCCACGACCCGGACCGTGAAGGCTCCCGCCAGGCTGTGCCTGAGCCGTTCGACCGCCCAGTAGCCGCCCTGGGCGTCGACCGTGACGGTCTCGCCGAGCCGTACGGTCCCGGAGACGACGCGTTCCTCGGTGACGTCGACGGTCGCGGCCCAGGCGGTGGGCCGCTTGCCCGTGACGTCCTGCGGCACGTCGACCGAGGCCCGGTCGGTGGCGAACGCGGCCCGCAGCACGTCGAAGACCGTGCCGGCGTCGTCCTTCGCGCACCCGCTGAGGACGACCGACACCTCTCCGCCCTGCTGGTTCTCCTCCGTCTGTGCTTCCCCTGTGCTGTTCACCGCGGTTCCTTCCTGAGGGTGTACCTCCAGGCTCTCCCCGCGGCCGGGTGTCTGCGAGGCGAGCGGCCCCGCCGCCGTATCGACGGGGGCCGTGAAACGGATCGTACGAATCGAAACGCTTTTTACTCCTGTATCCACTTAAAACATGAATTCGACCTTCGCACCGAATGATGGCCCGGTCCCGGGGTATCCCGCATGCATGGACGTATCGAATGGAGCCCTGAATTCACTGGCCCTCACCCTTGCGGACGGGCGGGGAGCGACCGGGGTGGTGATGGCCGTTGTAGGAGTGGTCCTGGTGGCTCTGCTGATCGGTGCCGTGTGGCTGGGCAAGCGGCGGCGCGCCCAGGAACCACCTCCGCCCCGGCCCGAGGAGCAGCCGGTGGCGCCGGACCACCGCACCCACGTCGAGGAGCCCGACGTCCACGCCGACGACAGCTTCCCGGCCGACGGCCACGGGCTCTCGCCGTACGAGCTCGGTGAGCACCAGGACGGGACGGTCCGCCGGGAGAACGACGAGAAGCGCGACTGAGACGAGAAGCGCCGGCGACCGGTCCACCGCCGCGCGTGTTGCGGGAGCGGGCAGCCGCGGTGAGGCTGGGTGAGGGCCCGCAGGCCATCGGCACATATACATGTCTGCCGCACACCCATGAAGGCAGTAGGACCATGACCGCAAGCAGCTCTGGCACGGCATCCGCTCCCGCGCCTCTGACCGGGCCCGCGGCACCGTGCTGGGTCAACCTCATGACCCGGGATCTGGAGTCGGCCCAGGAGTTCTACGGCCCGGTGATGGGCTGGACCTTCCGGCCGGGCAAGCTCGGCCAGGAGTTCTCGGTGGCCCGCCGCGGGGATGTACCCGTCGCCGGTATCGGCGCGGTGGCGACCACGTTCCGCGTCGCGGTGGCGTGGACGCCCTACTTCGCCGTCGGGGACGCCGATGTGGCCGCTTCCCGGATCCGTGAGCGCAGCGGCACGGTGGCGGTGGGCCCGCTGGCCCTGGGCAAGGGGCGCGGCGCGCTGGCCGCCGACCGCGAGGGGGCGGGGTTCGGCATCTGGGAGCGGACGGAGCCCGCTACCTCGCCGCCCGCGCCGGACGGCCATTCGCACGCCTGGCTGCGGCTGCACACCAGGAGCGCCTTCGACGCCGCGATCTTCTACGGCGAGGTACTGGACTGGGCGAGCGGACAGCCCGGCTCCTGCGAGGTGTCGTACGCGAAGGACGAGGTGATCGTCACGTGCGGCGGGCGTCAGCTGGCCCGGATCAGCTCGGGGGCGGTCGAGGCGGCCCCCGATCCGCTGGTCCGGCCGCACTGGCAGGTCAACTTTCCGGTCCCCGACGTGTCCGCCGCCGTCGCGGCGGCGCGCGAGCACGGCGGATCGCTCGTCGAGGAGCTGTCGCGACCCGCCGCCCGGGAGGCGACGCTGCTCGACCCGGACGGCGGACTCTTCACCCTCACGGAGGTCCACAACCCCGGCACGGCCGCTCCGGCGTGACGGGCCGGGCGTGATCACAGCCGGTGGGCCTCGTCGGGAGACCTCGAAGGCCCTAGGATCCTGGGTACGGCATCGCGCGTCGGTCACCGGCCGGGTGAGGCGTGGAGGTGCCCGTGAGATGCCCGTTGGAGGCATTCCACAGTGTCAGTCGAGTTGAATCACACCATCGTTCACGCCCGGGACAACCGGGAATCAGCAGAGTTCCTGGCCGGCATCCTGGGGCTGGAGATCGGCCAGGAGTGGGGGCCGTTCATCCCGCTCACCACGGCCAACGGGGTCACCCTGGATTTCGCGGCCATTCCCGCCGAATCGATCACTCCCCAGCACTACGCCTTCCTCGTGTCGGAGGCGGAGTTCGATACGGCGTACGCCCGCATCCAGGAGCTCGGGGCCCCGTACTACGCGGATCCGCACGGTAAGCACCCGGGCGAGATCAACCACAACGACGGCGGCCGTGGCATCTACTTCACCGATCCCGCCGGGCACGGGATGGAGATCATCACCCGTCCGTACGGGGGCTACGGGTCCTGACGGCTGGCGCGTGTCCCAGGGGCCCGGCCGGACCCGCCGCACGCGGGTCCGGCCGGGCCCTTCGCCGTACTCAGGCGACCGGGAGCAGCAGTTCCGGCCGGTCCCACATCACGGCGGGCGGAGCGGCTCGCTCGGTGCCGGTGCGCAGGGCCCCCACGCTCAGGTAGAAGCCCTCGGCCGGCGGGTGCGAGACGATGCGGACGCCGGTGAGCCCGGCCTGCCGCGCCTCGTGCAGCAGGTGACCGGCGAGCAGCCGGCCGATGCCGCCTCCCTGTGCGTCGTCGGCGACGAACATGAGGTCGAGCTCGGGCGGATCCAGGATGAGGGAGTAGAAGCCGAGCAGCCGCCCGGTGGCCTCCTCGACGGCCACGAAGACCCTGTGCGTCTCGATGTAGTCGGGGCCCACCCGGTATCCGGCGACCATCGGGGCGTACGGGCCCTCGTAGGCCCGCGAGGCCTGGACCAGTCGGGTCAGCCGCCTCGCGTCCCGGGCGACCGCCCGCCTGATCCGTACGCCTTCACGGGGCGTCGGGCGCCCCGTCTGCGTAACACTTGATCTCATGCGTCGAGTATTACGCATCCGGGGTGCGGGACCGTCGGTGGCCCGACTGCCGCAGGCTCAGGAGGAGTCGCGCGCCGCGCGCCACTCCCCGGCCAGGGCTTCGACGTCGAACGGCTTGAGGTTCAGGAGCGGTCCCGGCGGCGGCCGTCTGATGGCCTCGGTGATCTTCTCGTTCACCTCGGTCAGCATCCGCCGCACCTCGGCCTCCGTCCGGACCCCGGGCAGCGCCGCGAGGACGTCCTCCGCCTCCTTGCGCAGGGCCAGCGTCGGCGGCAGCACGGACACGCCCTCGCGCTGCATCTTCGCCTTGATCCACCACGTCTCGTCGTACGGGCGGTCGAGACCGTCGAGCGGTTTGCCGAATCCCGGCAGCTGGGAGAAGTCGCCGCGCTGTTCGGATTCGCGGATCTGTTTGTCGACCCAGGACTCGAAGCTGATGCCCGTCGGTTTGCGTTCGGTCACCGTGACGCCCCTCCCGGAGAATTCCTGATGGCCCCTTCACGATACCGAGGAGCAGCGGGCGAACCCGCGCCGGGAGGCGTCGCGAAGCGTTCGCACCACCGTCTTCCGGCGAGCAACTCGCCGTTTCCGTGCATGAATCCGTGCGGCGGGGTACACGAGCGGCACGCCCGGACGGACTCTCGTCCGGGCACGGACCGAAAGGAATGGGGCATGACCACTGTCGTGATCATCGTCGCGGTCGTCCTGGTGGTGGCCGCCGGACTCTTCTTCGCCTTCGGCCGGCAGCCGGGCGGGCGTGGTCTGCAGCGCCGCTTCGGACCGGAGTACGACCGGACCGTCGCCCGTCACGACGGCGACGCCAAGGCCGCCGAACACGAGCTGAGCGAGCGGTTGAAGCGTCACCGTTCGCTCGACGAACGCCCGCTGTCGCCGGAGGACCGTGCGCGGTACGCCGAGCGCTGGACCCGGATACAGGGCGGGTTCGTCGATGCGCCGCAGCAGGCCGTCGCCGAGGCCGACGCCCTCCTCGCGGAGCTGGCCCGGGACACGGGATTCCCTGACGGCAGCGACTTCGAGGAGCAGACCGCGGCCCTCTCCGTCCACCACGCCGAGCACCTCAACGGCTACCGCCGGGTGCACGCCGTCCAGCGGGGCGAGGGCAGCACGGAGGAGATGCGCGAAGCCATGATCGAGGCCCGTGGACTCTTCGACGTCCTGGTCTCCAACGGCAACGGGGCCCCGGTCCGCCAGGACCACCACCATGCGGAAGGAAGTGGCACAGCATGACGTACGACACCGAACGCACCCCCCGGATCCCCACCGAATCGCCCACAGCCGGCGAGCAGTCTGCGGTCCCTGCCGAGCAGTCTCCAGTCACCGTCGAGCAGCCTCCGGTTACCACCGAGCAGCCTCGGGCAGGTGCCGGCCGGGCAACCGAGCAGTCCCCCCGGGCTGCCGGACAGCCCCCTGCGGCCTCCCCCACAGCTTCCTCCACGGCCTCCTCCCCGGCCGGCGAACCCGCCTCCGCGGCCGACCGCCCGCTCTTTCGTGAGGCTGATCAGGAGAAGCTGGCGCTGCGGCTCCAGCAAGCGGTGACCGAATTCGTCGAGAACCCCACACGTGCGGTGGAGGAGGCAGAAGGCGCCTTCGACGCGGCGGTCGACGGCCTCGCGCACGCCCTCAAGGAGCGCCGGCGCGAGATGGACGTGCAGCAGCAGGGCAGGGAGTCCGGAACCCGGACCGAGGAACTCCGGATCGTCCTGCAGCAGTACCGCGATCTCACCGAACGGCTGCTGAAGGTCTGAGACTACCGGGACAGGAACAGTCCTCAGGCGGGAGCCACGAGTTCGGCACGCAGGCGCCGCAGGGCCTCTTCCGGGAGGCGGAGCCCGTCGCGTACATAGCCGTCGAGACCTCCCCACCGTTCGTCCATGGCGTCCAGCGCCGTGTCGAGATAGCGGGGGCGGACCTCGATGATCGCGGAAGCGATCTCGGGGTCGCCGCCCGCGTCGAGGAAGTTCTGCACGTACGGCCGGTAGGCAACCCGCACGACCGGGTTCACCGCGAGGTACTCGATCCTCACCGTGTCCCGGGATGCGCCCAGCAGGAGCAGGAGCAGCGCCGCCGCCCAGCCCGTACGGTCCTTGCCCGCCGTGCAGTGGAAGAGGACCGGGCCGGCGGCGCTGTCGGCGACCGTGTCGACGAAGGCCCGGTACGCGGCCGCGGCGCGCGGCGAGAGCACCATCTGCCGGTACGTCTCCGCGAAGATCTCCTCGGCCCTTCCGTCGCCGAGCAGCCGCTCCGCCTCGACGGTGTCGGCGAGCAGGGCGCGGAGCCGGGCGGGCGCCACGCCCGGGTTGTCCCCGAGCACGTCCGCGACGAACAGCCGGGCTCCGGGCGGCAGGCGGTCGGGGGCGAACGCGCGTTCGTCCGCGGTGCGCAGATCGACGACCGTGCGGATGCCGAGGGCCGCCACCGCGGCGTCGTCCGCCGGGCCGAGACCGCTGAGCTGGCCGGAGCGCAGCACCCGGCCGGGCCGGACCTGACAGCCGTACTGCAGGGCGATGCCGCCCAGGTCACGCAGGTTGAGAACGGACACTGCCGGGACGGCCCTGACGGTTTGCACGATGAACTTCCTCTTTTCCCGGCACGTATCCGAATGAGGTTCGGCCTGGCCGGATCAAAAGTCGCATGAGGTCCGGAAATCGGCAATGTAAAACGCCGGGGCTGATCGACCGGGCATACCGGTACGCATGGAGGACACGAAAGGGGCCTCCGCTCGGCCGGCCTGCGAATCCACGGGCCGCACCGGGATGAGCGGGGATTCAACGAAACGCGGAGAGCGGGTACGCGATCACGGCGGAGCTCCGTACGAATTGCATACCCGGCGGGCTGAATGAACGTTACGGAACCACGCCTTTGGTCAATTCTCCGTCATCGCATTCACCGGCCCCCGCGGGGCGGTCGCGTTCATTCAGCCAGCAGTCTGTTCTTCTGGGCCGCGAACTCGGCGTCCGTGAGGACGCCCTGCTTCTTCAGCTCGCCCAGCCGCTCCAGCTGGTTGATCAGGTCGTCCGGGGCCGGCGCGGCCGCCTGCTGCCGCACCGGCGGCTCGGGAGCGGGGACGGGCTGCTGCTCCATCTCCCGTTCGGTGAACTTCTCCTGCTGGTGCTGCTGTACCCGGCCGCTGACCGCGGAGGCGGTGCCCGCGACGACGGCCGTCCGAGCCATCGCGCCGAGCAGGCCGGGTCCGCGTCGGTTCATTCCGGGGCCTCGAAAAATCGGCATGGCGTACGCCTTTCCGTGCGGGAGCGATGTCAGCGGGCGGAACCGGCGGCGGACAGGGCCGCCTCCGCGACACCGGCCGGGATCCGCTCATGGGCGACGAGTTGTCCGCCCGACGCGCGGACGGCCTCGGTGAGCGGCACCGCCCAGAGGTCCTCCCACACGATCAGTGCCGCGGAGCTGCCCGGTGGCACGCTCTCACCCAGCGTCCGGATGTCGTCTTCGTTCAGCATCCCGGTGACCTCGCCCTCGACCCGCTCGAACGAGACGAGGTCGTCGGGGTCGAGGTCGTCCAGCTCAACGGTCTCGATCGTGCCGTCGTCGTCCCGGTACACAAAGGTCAGGTCGATGATGCGGACCGCCTTCGACGCGACCGCGTCGGCCAGCGCCGGCGCGATGGCGCCGGTGAACCGGCTGCCGGGAAAGGCGACG includes these proteins:
- a CDS encoding xanthine dehydrogenase family protein subunit M; the protein is MKPFGYLRAGSVAEAVRESAAHPGARFLGGGTNLVDLMKLGVETPGLLIDVSRLPLDRVTESADGALRIGGTVRNSDLAAHPAVRTRYPALSQALLAGASGQLRNTATTGGNLLQRTRCPYFQDTSKPCNKREPGSGCPAREGAHRDLAVLGHSTACVATHPSDMAVALAALDATVVLHGPDGERTVSATDFHRLPGDDPATDTVIRPDELITEVLLPPLPDGTVSLYRKARDRASFAFALASVAVVLHVRDGRSEHAALAFGGLAHRPWRARAAEEILRGAPATDGTYEAAVDAELAAARPLRDNAFKVTLARRLAVDALAELAARP
- a CDS encoding 2Fe-2S iron-sulfur cluster-binding protein, with the protein product MDPTIRREDGAGDPRATAGRSALTLNVNGTERTLTLDHRTTVLDTLRHHLGLTGAKKGCDHGQCGACTVLVDGRRANSCLLLAVAYDGARITTIEGLADGDRLHPLQEAFLDRDALQCGYCTPGQICSAVGVLGEAAEGFPSHATGHDAPLTAPARLDDAEIRERMSGNLCRCGAYPHIVEAIGDVAP
- a CDS encoding DUF6479 family protein → MDVSNGALNSLALTLADGRGATGVVMAVVGVVLVALLIGAVWLGKRRRAQEPPPPRPEEQPVAPDHRTHVEEPDVHADDSFPADGHGLSPYELGEHQDGTVRRENDEKRD
- a CDS encoding VOC family protein — translated: MTASSSGTASAPAPLTGPAAPCWVNLMTRDLESAQEFYGPVMGWTFRPGKLGQEFSVARRGDVPVAGIGAVATTFRVAVAWTPYFAVGDADVAASRIRERSGTVAVGPLALGKGRGALAADREGAGFGIWERTEPATSPPAPDGHSHAWLRLHTRSAFDAAIFYGEVLDWASGQPGSCEVSYAKDEVIVTCGGRQLARISSGAVEAAPDPLVRPHWQVNFPVPDVSAAVAAAREHGGSLVEELSRPAAREATLLDPDGGLFTLTEVHNPGTAAPA
- a CDS encoding VOC family protein, which translates into the protein MSVELNHTIVHARDNRESAEFLAGILGLEIGQEWGPFIPLTTANGVTLDFAAIPAESITPQHYAFLVSEAEFDTAYARIQELGAPYYADPHGKHPGEINHNDGGRGIYFTDPAGHGMEIITRPYGGYGS
- a CDS encoding GNAT family N-acetyltransferase; the encoded protein is MRSSVTQTGRPTPREGVRIRRAVARDARRLTRLVQASRAYEGPYAPMVAGYRVGPDYIETHRVFVAVEEATGRLLGFYSLILDPPELDLMFVADDAQGGGIGRLLAGHLLHEARQAGLTGVRIVSHPPAEGFYLSVGALRTGTERAAPPAVMWDRPELLLPVA
- a CDS encoding DUF1992 domain-containing protein, whose product is MTERKPTGISFESWVDKQIRESEQRGDFSQLPGFGKPLDGLDRPYDETWWIKAKMQREGVSVLPPTLALRKEAEDVLAALPGVRTEAEVRRMLTEVNEKITEAIRRPPPGPLLNLKPFDVEALAGEWRAARDSS
- a CDS encoding tyrosine-protein phosphatase — its product is MQTVRAVPAVSVLNLRDLGGIALQYGCQVRPGRVLRSGQLSGLGPADDAAVAALGIRTVVDLRTADERAFAPDRLPPGARLFVADVLGDNPGVAPARLRALLADTVEAERLLGDGRAEEIFAETYRQMVLSPRAAAAYRAFVDTVADSAAGPVLFHCTAGKDRTGWAAALLLLLLGASRDTVRIEYLAVNPVVRVAYRPYVQNFLDAGGDPEIASAIIEVRPRYLDTALDAMDERWGGLDGYVRDGLRLPEEALRRLRAELVAPA
- a CDS encoding SHOCT domain-containing protein, whose protein sequence is MNRRGPGLLGAMARTAVVAGTASAVSGRVQQHQQEKFTEREMEQQPVPAPEPPVRQQAAAPAPDDLINQLERLGELKKQGVLTDAEFAAQKNRLLAE
- a CDS encoding DUF6325 family protein, which codes for MAVGPVEYLVVAFPGSRFTGAIAPALADAVASKAVRIIDLTFVYRDDDGTIETVELDDLDPDDLVSFERVEGEVTGMLNEDDIRTLGESVPPGSSAALIVWEDLWAVPLTEAVRASGGQLVAHERIPAGVAEAALSAAGSAR